Proteins encoded in a region of the Stieleria neptunia genome:
- a CDS encoding Uma2 family endonuclease, with translation MSSEPRASRIGEPTWEIANLYPRQGAWSETDYLGLDAGSLVEFDSGVLEILRMPTELHQAITLCLWLQIQTFIKTNRHAEGVCLVAPLPVRLWEGKFREPDVMYMSAENREQRTPKFWKGADLVMEIVSESDPDRDWIEKRHEYAKAGISEYWIVDPRDRSITVLGLSESESSYRELSRTCDGQQARSRLLDGFAVDVSTVFDRPEVIQ, from the coding sequence ATGTCCAGTGAGCCACGAGCGAGTCGAATCGGCGAACCCACCTGGGAAATCGCCAACCTTTATCCCCGCCAAGGCGCATGGTCGGAAACCGACTACTTGGGATTGGATGCGGGAAGCTTGGTCGAATTCGACAGCGGAGTGTTGGAAATCCTGCGCATGCCAACGGAATTGCATCAAGCCATCACACTCTGCCTGTGGCTTCAGATTCAAACCTTCATCAAAACCAATCGCCATGCGGAAGGCGTTTGCTTGGTCGCTCCACTGCCGGTTCGTTTGTGGGAAGGGAAGTTCCGTGAGCCTGATGTGATGTACATGTCAGCAGAGAACCGCGAGCAGCGGACGCCCAAGTTTTGGAAGGGCGCCGACCTGGTGATGGAGATTGTCAGCGAGAGCGATCCGGATCGCGATTGGATCGAGAAGCGGCACGAATATGCAAAAGCCGGCATCAGCGAATATTGGATTGTCGATCCGCGCGATCGAAGCATCACCGTCTTGGGGCTCTCCGAATCGGAATCCAGCTACCGCGAGCTGAGCCGAACCTGCGACGGCCAGCAGGCACGTTCGCGATTGCTGGATGGATTTGCCGTTGATGTTTCTACCGTGTTCGATCGCCCCGAGGTGATTCAGTAG
- the ftsH gene encoding ATP-dependent zinc metalloprotease FtsH, translated as MSDKKRSNRGSDDQNERGGDAPSRETRTGGVWLVIIGVILAVMMSALLFGQNTRSLRYPDLAKLLVEHGKQKKAEREGGQVETPRVVVDSPKDPKIQLEFSDLQLVLLGDEEITGTVMYRSLGSGRKAEDDPENVPTKTDFKTIRVQNETQDAYFDQLLRDSGVTWDNARPNRWLADNWFNLFMLGAIIAIGVIMLRRIGGVGSPMSFSRSRGKLHGQEDLSISFEDAAGIDEAVEEVREVVDFLKNSEKYQALGGRIPKGVLLVGPPGTGKTLLAKAIAGEASVPFFSLSGSDFVEMFVGVGAARVRDMFQQATNRAPCIIFIDELDALGKSRSGSVVGGHDEREQTLNALLVEMDGFDSNNGVIVVAATNRPETLDPALLRPGRFDRQVLVDRPDVAGREAILKVHVRSVKLDDEVDIRHIASITSGFVGADLANLVNEAALLAARADKSAVSTTEFDEAVDRVTAGLEKKNRVMNEDEKIRVAYHEAAHALVAAALPNTDPVHKVSIIPRGFAALGYTMQRPESERYLMTKLELESRMKVLLGGTLAEEMVLQDISTGAQNDLERCTEIARSMVMDFGMSRLGRINYRRSTASPFLAGGGGNGHSMTYGEDTAKLIDKEVSRIVEDALTQTREILTQRREVLEAITQRLLEVESIDNTELFRIIKEHSTGPWLVPGTITEKPRAQIRKPENDLDTLKDAE; from the coding sequence ATGAGTGACAAGAAACGATCCAATCGCGGTTCCGACGATCAAAACGAACGAGGTGGCGACGCACCGTCGCGAGAAACGCGGACCGGCGGCGTCTGGTTGGTCATCATCGGCGTGATCTTGGCGGTGATGATGAGTGCCCTGTTGTTCGGGCAAAACACCCGCTCGCTGCGTTACCCCGATCTGGCCAAATTGCTCGTCGAACACGGCAAACAAAAGAAAGCGGAGCGCGAAGGCGGTCAGGTGGAAACGCCCAGGGTGGTGGTGGATTCGCCCAAGGATCCCAAGATTCAGCTGGAGTTTTCCGATTTGCAGCTCGTTTTACTCGGCGACGAGGAAATCACCGGGACGGTGATGTATCGGTCGTTGGGCTCGGGCCGAAAAGCGGAGGATGACCCCGAGAACGTGCCGACGAAGACGGATTTCAAGACCATCCGCGTGCAGAATGAAACCCAGGATGCCTACTTTGACCAACTCTTGCGCGATTCGGGCGTGACCTGGGACAACGCCCGTCCCAATCGTTGGCTGGCGGACAATTGGTTCAATTTGTTCATGCTGGGCGCGATCATCGCCATCGGTGTGATCATGTTGCGGCGGATCGGCGGAGTCGGTTCCCCGATGTCGTTCTCCCGCAGCCGCGGCAAACTGCACGGCCAAGAAGACCTGTCGATCTCCTTCGAAGACGCCGCGGGAATCGACGAAGCGGTCGAAGAGGTCCGCGAGGTCGTCGACTTTCTTAAGAACAGCGAAAAATACCAGGCGCTCGGTGGCCGGATCCCCAAGGGAGTGTTGCTGGTCGGCCCGCCCGGGACCGGCAAAACGCTGTTGGCCAAAGCGATCGCCGGTGAGGCCAGCGTTCCATTTTTTAGCCTTTCGGGCAGCGACTTTGTCGAAATGTTCGTCGGCGTCGGGGCGGCCCGTGTTCGCGACATGTTTCAGCAAGCGACCAACCGTGCGCCGTGCATCATTTTTATCGACGAACTCGACGCGCTCGGCAAAAGCCGTTCGGGCAGCGTCGTCGGCGGCCACGACGAACGCGAGCAAACGCTCAACGCATTGTTGGTGGAAATGGATGGGTTCGATTCCAACAACGGCGTGATCGTTGTCGCGGCCACCAACCGACCCGAAACACTCGACCCGGCACTGTTGCGCCCGGGACGTTTTGACCGTCAAGTCTTGGTCGACCGTCCCGATGTCGCCGGCCGCGAAGCGATTTTGAAGGTCCACGTCCGCAGCGTGAAATTGGACGACGAGGTCGACATCCGACACATCGCGTCGATCACCAGCGGTTTTGTCGGCGCCGACTTGGCCAATCTGGTCAACGAAGCGGCGCTGTTGGCGGCGCGGGCGGACAAATCGGCCGTCAGCACGACCGAGTTCGACGAAGCGGTCGATCGCGTGACCGCCGGCTTGGAAAAGAAAAACCGTGTGATGAACGAGGACGAAAAAATCCGCGTGGCCTATCACGAAGCCGCCCACGCCCTGGTCGCCGCCGCGCTGCCCAACACCGATCCGGTTCACAAGGTCAGCATCATTCCGCGCGGATTCGCCGCGCTGGGCTACACCATGCAGCGTCCCGAATCGGAACGCTATCTGATGACCAAGCTGGAATTGGAAAGCCGCATGAAGGTCCTGCTGGGTGGCACGCTGGCCGAGGAAATGGTGTTGCAGGACATCAGCACCGGAGCACAGAACGACCTGGAACGGTGTACCGAAATCGCCCGCAGCATGGTGATGGACTTTGGCATGAGCCGGCTGGGACGCATCAATTATCGCCGCAGCACCGCGTCCCCGTTCCTGGCCGGCGGCGGCGGCAACGGACACAGCATGACGTACGGAGAAGACACCGCCAAACTGATCGACAAGGAAGTGTCCAGGATTGTCGAAGACGCGCTCACCCAAACCCGCGAAATCCTGACCCAACGCCGCGAGGTGCTCGAAGCGATCACGCAGCGGTTGTTGGAGGTCGAGTCGATCGACAACACCGAACTGTTCCGCATCATCAAGGAACATTCCACCGGCCCCTGGTTGGTCCCCGGAACCATTACCGAAAAACCTCGGGCACAAATTCGCAAACCGGAAAACGATTTGGATACACTAAAGGACGCGGAATAA
- the dxr gene encoding 1-deoxy-D-xylulose-5-phosphate reductoisomerase, producing the protein MTKLSTVPPRESESSADRSQRSTVNVAVLGATGSIGTSTAEVIGHLNRIDPDHAWRLWAASGHNNLDVLETLAGQAGRDGRAPARLIFSDPSSISPETATRRFESLLGEPGGLRFGPDQLVDAARDADVDVVVAAIVGRAGLESTVAAVEAGKRVALANKETLVVAGGLVSEKAAQSDAQLLPVDSEHSAIWQCIAHSPSPAKRLILTASGGPFRSASAAEMREATPDGALAHPTWQMGRKISIDSATMMNKALEIIEARWLFDVSADQIEVMIHPQSIIHSMVEFQDSSVLAQLSPPDMRLPIQYALTHPRRLRCPTPPLDRQQTWDLSLQPVDLDRFPALTLGFEVARVGGTAGAVVNAANEVAVGLFLDGEIRFTDIVPLCQKTLENHTFEQRPGLARLLELDQWARQETRHCAERLSSPPRR; encoded by the coding sequence GTGACAAAACTCTCAACCGTCCCCCCCCGCGAATCCGAGTCGTCTGCCGATCGCTCCCAACGATCGACGGTCAACGTCGCCGTCCTGGGGGCGACCGGAAGCATCGGCACGTCGACCGCCGAAGTGATCGGGCATTTGAATCGGATCGACCCGGACCATGCCTGGCGGTTGTGGGCTGCATCGGGGCACAACAATCTGGACGTGTTGGAAACGCTGGCTGGGCAGGCCGGTCGTGATGGCCGAGCGCCGGCGCGACTGATTTTTTCCGATCCCTCGTCGATCTCGCCCGAAACGGCGACGCGGCGATTCGAATCCCTGCTGGGCGAGCCGGGTGGACTGCGATTCGGCCCCGACCAATTGGTCGACGCCGCACGCGACGCCGACGTCGACGTGGTGGTCGCAGCGATCGTCGGCCGCGCGGGGTTGGAAAGCACCGTGGCGGCGGTCGAGGCCGGCAAACGGGTGGCGCTTGCCAACAAGGAAACGCTGGTGGTCGCCGGCGGCTTGGTCAGCGAAAAAGCGGCCCAATCCGACGCCCAGCTGCTGCCGGTCGACAGCGAGCATTCGGCGATCTGGCAGTGCATCGCCCATTCACCGAGCCCCGCCAAGCGGCTGATCCTGACCGCCAGCGGCGGACCATTTCGGTCGGCCAGCGCGGCGGAAATGCGAGAGGCCACGCCGGACGGCGCCCTGGCGCACCCCACCTGGCAGATGGGGCGGAAAATTTCGATCGATTCGGCGACAATGATGAACAAGGCGCTGGAGATCATTGAAGCCAGATGGCTGTTTGACGTCTCGGCTGACCAAATCGAGGTGATGATCCATCCGCAATCGATCATCCATTCGATGGTGGAATTCCAAGACAGCTCGGTGCTGGCGCAACTCAGTCCACCGGACATGCGATTGCCGATTCAGTATGCTCTGACGCACCCCAGACGTCTGCGTTGCCCGACACCGCCGCTGGATCGCCAACAGACCTGGGATCTGAGTCTGCAACCGGTCGATTTGGACCGTTTTCCGGCGTTGACACTCGGTTTTGAGGTCGCGCGGGTCGGCGGGACGGCCGGCGCGGTGGTCAATGCGGCCAACGAAGTCGCGGTCGGTCTATTCCTGGACGGCGAAATTCGGTTTACTGACATTGTCCCCCTGTGCCAAAAAACGCTCGAAAATCATACCTTCGAGCAGCGGCCCGGTTTGGCCCGCCTGCTGGAATTAGACCAATGGGCACGCCAAGAAACGCGGCACTGTGCCGAACGCCTTTCATCCCCTCCTCGTAGATAA
- a CDS encoding site-2 protease family protein, which translates to MISDLFLLLAESEPEGLMAVGSKFLLWTRVALGIGLVIFVHELGHFVAAKTFGVKCEKFYVGFDPPMKIGPIKLPSTLGKFTYGETEYGIGIIPLGGYVKMLGQDDDPRKMKDEAARARQLAGDEEVDDDHDAESEQPAASEWAELDPRSLPAKPVWQRMIIMSAGVFMNVVTGAMFAAVAFFYGVPYTPAVIGGVTPGGPAWQAGIEPGGQVVSVDGMDDAQMHFREMRSAILHAGLETPDRPIPLTVAFDSRNVQYELVTQPHPLQNRFRMIGITSPTSTALSDSENAAPRSVAADVLTEQDLGATIVSFDGTAIDENAMVPGTPFFDYLNTHPEKTINLGLRRADGSAHEVELPPQPSKWIGIRTTAGPVTALVTNGPAEKAGMQVGDVIEAVGEVTAPDGEQLVLLLARREPIVLTVRRGDETLDIEISPDDSPQTLSPTYGTGDRASINAYGFAFELPATLSAFNREHLVKGDQLQPTDELKSITLLASNDFPDEFSSGPLAGLVEELSKGWKFDEVKTATGFFESIQSLPEGTTFKVLAERAETGVIIESVVKLTADERVRFERGLGLVASEKIQTASSLKEASVLGIRECRRRLGEVFRFLNMLVHGSVSKDQVGGPIKIFQVAGSEAERGVSAQLLFLTMLSMNLAVLNFLPIPVLDGGHMVFLICEAIMGRRVNEELEMRLTLVGGLMLLALMVFVFFNDLINI; encoded by the coding sequence ATGATCAGCGATCTGTTCCTCCTGCTAGCCGAATCCGAACCGGAGGGTCTGATGGCGGTGGGAAGCAAATTCCTGCTCTGGACGCGGGTGGCGCTCGGCATCGGCCTGGTCATCTTCGTCCACGAACTGGGGCATTTTGTCGCCGCAAAGACTTTCGGCGTCAAATGCGAAAAGTTTTACGTGGGCTTTGACCCGCCGATGAAGATCGGCCCGATCAAGCTGCCGTCGACGCTCGGCAAATTCACCTACGGCGAGACGGAATACGGGATCGGGATCATCCCGTTGGGCGGCTACGTCAAAATGCTCGGCCAGGACGATGACCCGCGAAAGATGAAAGACGAAGCGGCCCGGGCGCGTCAGTTGGCCGGCGACGAAGAGGTCGACGACGATCACGACGCTGAATCGGAACAGCCCGCGGCGAGTGAATGGGCGGAACTGGATCCCCGCAGCCTGCCCGCCAAACCTGTCTGGCAACGGATGATCATCATGAGCGCCGGGGTGTTCATGAACGTCGTGACCGGTGCCATGTTCGCCGCCGTCGCGTTCTTTTATGGCGTCCCCTACACCCCCGCCGTCATCGGCGGCGTGACCCCGGGCGGCCCCGCTTGGCAAGCCGGCATCGAACCGGGCGGACAAGTCGTCTCGGTCGATGGCATGGACGACGCCCAAATGCACTTCCGCGAGATGCGTTCGGCAATCTTGCATGCCGGGCTGGAAACCCCCGACCGGCCGATCCCGTTGACCGTCGCGTTCGACAGCCGCAATGTTCAATACGAGCTCGTCACCCAGCCCCATCCGCTGCAAAATCGGTTTCGGATGATCGGCATCACCAGCCCGACCTCCACCGCACTGAGCGATTCCGAAAACGCGGCCCCCCGCAGCGTCGCCGCGGACGTGCTGACCGAGCAGGATCTCGGCGCGACCATCGTCTCGTTTGACGGCACCGCGATCGACGAAAACGCCATGGTCCCCGGCACGCCGTTCTTCGATTATCTGAACACCCATCCCGAAAAGACGATCAACTTGGGTCTGCGTCGCGCCGACGGCAGCGCGCATGAAGTCGAATTGCCGCCGCAGCCATCAAAGTGGATCGGGATCCGCACCACCGCCGGACCGGTCACCGCACTGGTCACCAACGGCCCCGCGGAAAAAGCCGGCATGCAAGTCGGCGACGTGATCGAAGCGGTGGGCGAGGTCACGGCGCCCGACGGAGAGCAATTGGTGCTGCTTCTGGCGCGGCGCGAACCGATCGTGTTGACGGTCCGTCGCGGCGACGAAACGCTGGATATCGAAATCAGCCCCGACGATTCACCGCAAACCCTTTCCCCCACCTACGGCACCGGCGACAGGGCATCGATCAACGCCTATGGATTCGCCTTTGAATTGCCCGCCACCCTCAGCGCGTTCAACCGAGAACACCTGGTCAAGGGCGACCAGCTGCAGCCGACCGACGAACTGAAGAGCATCACGCTGCTGGCGAGCAACGATTTCCCCGACGAATTCTCGTCCGGTCCGCTCGCCGGCCTGGTCGAAGAATTGTCCAAGGGATGGAAATTTGATGAAGTCAAAACGGCGACAGGGTTCTTCGAGTCGATTCAATCGCTGCCCGAAGGGACCACGTTCAAAGTACTGGCCGAACGGGCTGAGACCGGTGTGATTATCGAATCGGTGGTGAAGCTGACGGCCGACGAGCGCGTCCGGTTCGAACGCGGACTCGGCTTGGTCGCGTCGGAAAAAATCCAGACGGCGAGCTCCTTGAAGGAAGCGTCGGTGCTGGGGATTCGTGAGTGCCGGCGCCGACTCGGCGAAGTCTTTCGGTTCCTCAACATGCTGGTCCATGGCAGCGTCAGCAAGGATCAAGTCGGCGGACCGATCAAGATTTTCCAAGTCGCCGGCAGCGAAGCCGAACGCGGCGTTTCGGCCCAACTGCTGTTCTTGACGATGCTCAGCATGAATCTGGCGGTTCTAAATTTCCTGCCGATTCCCGTCCTGGATGGTGGTCACATGGTGTTTTTGATCTGCGAAGCGATCATGGGTCGCCGGGTGAACGAAGAACTGGAAATGCGATTGACGCTGGTCGGCGGGCTGATGCTGTTGGCGCTGATGGTGTTCGTGTTTTTCAATGATTTGATCAACATCTGA
- a CDS encoding molybdopterin-binding domain-containing protein — translation MPNDPIVCPFCPLCCDDVRVDAASGETDVPCELARNELAAAVRTPSARIGSQAIDSIDWHALGESLTLPPTPVVEFNGATIAEAKTLETLVNAGRIQLRIADTACSRALDQTIARDGLLGTTLGDAVRRAEYFWVIGNLDPRTPRLKERLNRSGAAMEYTPTATIGLLSRLHERLGGLSGGAAETVTPTGAEPDRLHEHFRNSRSTVVVVGGAPFESGQEVIAGELLIRWIARWNELALPIDDGGDPIVSRVSLLRMTADQNLRTVIRWRNNQVSPSDLSSPLEPTIRVGSPVGQVATPVRLQIGGVDPGEPLAHAYLPAAVPGVHHADTTIRGDGSVTLPLAGWTDSPHVRRVEALERVLGVR, via the coding sequence TCGTCTGTCCGTTTTGTCCGCTGTGCTGCGATGACGTGCGCGTCGATGCCGCCAGCGGCGAGACCGATGTGCCGTGTGAACTGGCACGCAACGAATTGGCGGCGGCGGTTCGAACGCCCTCCGCCAGGATCGGATCTCAGGCCATCGATTCGATCGATTGGCATGCCCTCGGTGAATCGCTCACGCTCCCTCCGACTCCGGTCGTCGAGTTCAACGGGGCGACGATCGCGGAAGCGAAAACGTTGGAGACGCTGGTCAACGCGGGCCGGATCCAGCTGCGAATCGCCGACACCGCCTGCTCGCGGGCGCTCGATCAAACGATCGCCCGTGACGGTTTGTTGGGCACCACGCTGGGCGATGCGGTTCGTCGCGCCGAGTATTTCTGGGTGATCGGCAATCTGGATCCGCGCACGCCGCGATTGAAAGAACGTTTGAACCGGTCGGGGGCGGCGATGGAATACACGCCCACGGCCACGATCGGTCTGCTTTCACGATTGCACGAACGGCTGGGCGGCCTATCGGGCGGGGCGGCAGAAACGGTCACGCCGACCGGGGCGGAACCCGATCGATTGCACGAACATTTTCGCAACAGCCGCTCCACCGTGGTTGTGGTCGGTGGTGCGCCGTTTGAATCGGGCCAGGAAGTGATCGCCGGCGAACTGTTGATCCGCTGGATTGCCCGCTGGAACGAGCTGGCGTTGCCGATCGATGACGGTGGTGATCCGATCGTCTCACGCGTCAGTCTGTTGCGGATGACCGCTGACCAGAATCTGCGCACCGTGATCCGTTGGCGGAACAATCAAGTCTCGCCGTCGGATTTATCGTCACCGCTTGAACCGACGATTCGCGTCGGCAGCCCGGTCGGTCAGGTCGCCACTCCGGTGCGTCTGCAAATCGGTGGAGTGGATCCCGGCGAGCCACTTGCGCACGCCTACCTGCCCGCCGCCGTGCCGGGTGTCCATCACGCGGACACGACGATTCGCGGTGACGGTTCGGTCACGCTGCCGTTGGCCGGTTGGACGGACTCGCCGCATGTCCGTCGAGTGGAAGCGCTCGAGCGAGTGCTTGGTGTCCGGTAG
- a CDS encoding SMP-30/gluconolactonase/LRE family protein, with translation MRKLLSLLLLGVATCGVAQTPSTIGQIEVLAPEMETYADAASKIEVLAGGFTWTEGPVWIADDGGGHLLFSDIPRNSIFRWSQSRGVELFMRPSGYTGVSYYGLEPGSNGLTLDAEHRLTMCEHGDRRVSVLSRGGGKRTLVDRYQGKRLNSPNDLTFDKSGNLYFTDPPYGLPERADDPRRELDFCGVYRLGVDGSLTLLTKEMTRPNGIALSPDEKTLYVAQSDPERPIWMAFPIGDDGKLAQGKVLHDAKPAMEEYPGLPDGMTVKTDGTIFGSGPGAIYVLSPVGKLLGRIITGGRVSNCTFDAEETYLYITADKFLCRIKMK, from the coding sequence ATGCGAAAACTACTCAGTCTGCTGTTGCTCGGTGTCGCCACCTGCGGCGTCGCGCAAACGCCCTCCACCATCGGCCAGATCGAAGTCTTGGCGCCGGAGATGGAAACCTACGCCGATGCCGCCTCCAAGATCGAAGTGCTGGCGGGGGGATTCACGTGGACCGAGGGTCCGGTCTGGATCGCGGACGATGGTGGCGGTCATTTGCTGTTCTCCGACATCCCGCGCAACAGCATCTTCCGTTGGTCCCAGTCGCGCGGCGTGGAATTGTTCATGCGACCGAGCGGCTACACCGGTGTCAGCTACTACGGTCTGGAACCCGGCTCCAACGGACTGACGCTCGATGCAGAACATCGGTTGACGATGTGCGAGCACGGTGACCGTCGCGTTTCAGTTCTATCGCGCGGCGGCGGCAAACGGACCTTGGTCGATCGCTACCAAGGCAAACGACTCAACAGCCCCAACGATTTGACGTTCGACAAATCCGGCAACCTGTACTTCACCGACCCGCCCTACGGGTTGCCCGAACGCGCCGACGACCCGCGCCGCGAACTCGATTTCTGTGGCGTCTATCGACTCGGCGTCGATGGCTCGCTGACGTTGCTGACCAAGGAGATGACGCGGCCCAACGGGATCGCCTTGTCGCCGGACGAAAAAACACTCTACGTCGCGCAGAGTGATCCCGAGCGCCCGATCTGGATGGCATTTCCGATCGGCGACGACGGAAAACTCGCCCAGGGCAAGGTCCTACATGACGCCAAGCCGGCGATGGAGGAGTATCCGGGACTTCCCGACGGGATGACCGTCAAAACAGACGGAACGATCTTCGGCAGCGGCCCCGGCGCGATCTACGTGCTCTCTCCGGTCGGCAAGTTACTCGGTCGCATCATCACCGGCGGTCGCGTCAGTAACTGCACCTTCGATGCCGAAGAAACGTACCTGTACATCACCGCGGACAAGTTCTTGTGCCGCATCAAGATGAAGTGA